The Syntrophorhabdaceae bacterium genome window below encodes:
- a CDS encoding YbaB/EbfC family nucleoid-associated protein, producing the protein MSKQFGQILQQAKKMQDKLMKIQEEVANKTVEAQSGGGMVSCVVNGKQEVLTLKISDEIWEEKDRELLEDLVMAAINEGLNKSREMLQEEMAKVTGGMQMPFGM; encoded by the coding sequence ATGTCGAAGCAATTCGGGCAGATTCTGCAGCAGGCAAAAAAGATGCAGGATAAATTGATGAAGATACAGGAAGAGGTTGCGAACAAGACCGTTGAGGCGCAATCAGGCGGAGGGATGGTTTCCTGCGTTGTGAATGGAAAACAAGAGGTGCTCACTCTAAAAATTTCTGACGAGATCTGGGAAGAAAAAGACAGGGAGCTTCTTGAGGATCTGGTCATGGCGGCAATCAATGAGGGTCTCAATAAATCACGGGAGATGCTGCAGGAAGAGATGGCAAAGGTAACCGGCGGCATGCAGATGCCTTTCGGGATGTAA